The following are from one region of the Bradyrhizobium septentrionale genome:
- a CDS encoding ABC transporter substrate-binding protein, translating to MPIRHRVATALLGLAVATAAGNAAWAQKKYDTGASDTEIKIGNIVPYSGPASAYGVVGKAMAAVFKKVNDDGGINGRKINFVSYDDAYSPPKAVEQARKLVESDEVLFLFGTLGTASNTAIQKYLNAKKVPQLFVATGATKWNDPKSFPWTMGWLPSYQSESRIYAKYLLKEKPAAKVAVLYQNDDMGKDYLKGLEDGFASDPARIAAKESYEVAEPTIDSHVVRLKSSNPDVIIFFTTPKFGAQAIKKLGEMNWKPVTIVSNVSASTATVMRPAGLDNAQGVISAAYAKDASDPQWKDDAGMKAFDDLLAKYMPDTNRVDASAMTGYNMATTMVEVLRRCGDDLTRANVMKQAASLKQFAQGGLLPGVTLSTSPDDFQPIEQLQLMQFKGERWQLFGDVISGEVAGN from the coding sequence ATGCCGATCCGACACCGTGTCGCAACCGCCCTGCTCGGCCTCGCCGTCGCCACCGCGGCCGGCAATGCCGCATGGGCGCAGAAGAAATACGACACCGGTGCGAGCGATACCGAGATCAAGATCGGCAACATCGTGCCCTATAGCGGCCCGGCGTCGGCCTATGGCGTGGTCGGCAAGGCGATGGCCGCCGTGTTCAAGAAGGTCAACGACGACGGCGGCATCAACGGGCGCAAGATCAACTTCGTTTCCTATGACGACGCCTATTCGCCACCGAAGGCCGTGGAGCAGGCCCGCAAGCTGGTCGAGAGCGACGAGGTGCTGTTCCTGTTCGGCACGCTCGGCACCGCCTCCAACACCGCGATCCAGAAGTATCTCAACGCCAAGAAAGTGCCGCAGCTGTTCGTCGCCACCGGCGCCACCAAGTGGAACGACCCGAAGAGCTTCCCCTGGACCATGGGCTGGCTACCCAGCTACCAGAGCGAGTCGCGGATCTACGCGAAATATCTGCTCAAGGAGAAGCCGGCCGCCAAGGTCGCGGTGCTCTACCAGAACGACGACATGGGCAAGGACTACCTCAAGGGCCTGGAGGACGGCTTCGCCAGCGATCCCGCGCGGATCGCCGCCAAGGAGAGCTACGAGGTCGCCGAACCGACCATCGATTCCCATGTGGTGCGGCTGAAATCCTCCAACCCCGATGTCATCATCTTCTTCACCACGCCGAAATTCGGTGCCCAGGCGATCAAGAAGCTCGGCGAGATGAACTGGAAGCCGGTCACGATCGTGTCTAACGTCTCGGCCTCCACCGCGACGGTGATGCGTCCGGCCGGGCTCGACAACGCGCAGGGCGTAATCTCGGCGGCCTACGCCAAGGACGCCAGCGATCCGCAGTGGAAGGACGACGCCGGCATGAAGGCGTTCGACGATCTGCTCGCCAAATACATGCCCGACACCAACCGCGTCGATGCCTCGGCGATGACCGGCTACAACATGGCAACCACCATGGTCGAGGTGCTGCGCCGCTGCGGCGACGACCTCACCCGCGCCAATGTGATGAAGCAGGCCGCAAGCCTGAAGCAGTTTGCGCAGGGCGGCCTGTTGCCCGGCGTCACGCTGAGTACAAGTCCCGACGACTTCCAGCCGATCGAGCAACTGCAGCTGATGCAGTTCAAGGGCGAGCGCTGGCAATTGTTCGGCGACGTCATCAGCGGCGAAGTCGCCGGAAACTAA
- a CDS encoding ABC transporter substrate-binding protein, with amino-acid sequence MIAVRPSLTALLCAFALILTSCNAALAQKAYDTGASDTEIRIGNTAPYSGPASAYGVIGRTEAAYFKMINASGGIRGRKITFISYDDGYSPAKTVEQARKLVEDDQVLLVFGSVGTSSNAAIRKYMNEKQVPQLFIASGASKWNDPKNYPWTMGWQPSYQDEARVYAKYIMKHKPDAKVGVLYQNDDFGKDYLKGLKDAFGDKATMIVAEEAYETSEPTIDNRIIKLKAAGADTFVSITTPKFAAQAIKKAAEIAWTPLQIVANVSASVGGVMQPAGFENSQGILSASYLKDGADPQWDKDPGMEKFLAFLKKHYPDANKLDGATSFGYAAAQTMVKVLEMCGDDLTRANVMKQAASLKDYVPDTLLPGISINTSATDFAPIKQLRLMRFKGERWELFGDIISSNLSN; translated from the coding sequence ATGATTGCCGTACGCCCGTCCCTGACGGCGCTATTGTGCGCATTCGCTCTGATCCTGACGAGCTGCAATGCCGCGCTGGCGCAGAAGGCCTACGACACCGGCGCCAGCGACACCGAAATCAGGATCGGCAACACCGCGCCGTACTCGGGACCCGCCTCGGCCTATGGCGTGATCGGCAGGACCGAGGCGGCCTATTTCAAGATGATCAACGCGTCCGGCGGCATCCGCGGCCGCAAGATCACGTTCATCTCCTATGACGACGGCTACTCGCCAGCCAAGACCGTCGAGCAGGCGCGCAAGCTGGTCGAGGACGACCAGGTGCTGCTGGTGTTCGGCTCGGTCGGCACCTCAAGCAACGCCGCGATCCGAAAGTACATGAACGAGAAGCAGGTGCCGCAGCTGTTCATCGCTTCCGGCGCCTCCAAGTGGAACGACCCCAAGAACTATCCATGGACCATGGGCTGGCAACCGTCCTACCAGGACGAGGCGCGGGTCTACGCAAAATACATCATGAAGCACAAGCCCGACGCCAAGGTCGGCGTGCTCTACCAGAATGACGATTTCGGCAAGGACTACCTCAAGGGACTGAAGGACGCTTTCGGCGACAAGGCCACGATGATCGTCGCCGAAGAGGCCTACGAGACGTCGGAGCCCACAATCGACAATCGCATCATCAAGCTGAAGGCCGCCGGCGCCGACACCTTCGTCAGCATCACGACGCCGAAATTCGCAGCGCAGGCCATCAAGAAGGCTGCCGAAATCGCCTGGACGCCGCTGCAGATCGTCGCCAACGTCTCGGCTTCGGTCGGCGGCGTGATGCAGCCGGCGGGCTTCGAGAATTCGCAAGGCATCCTGTCGGCGTCCTACCTCAAGGACGGCGCCGACCCACAATGGGACAAGGATCCCGGCATGGAGAAATTCCTTGCCTTCCTCAAGAAGCATTATCCCGACGCCAACAAGCTCGACGGCGCCACCTCCTTCGGATACGCCGCCGCGCAGACCATGGTGAAGGTGCTGGAGATGTGCGGTGACGATCTGACTCGCGCCAATGTCATGAAGCAGGCTGCGAGCCTGAAGGATTATGTCCCCGACACGCTGCTGCCGGGCATCAGCATCAACACCTCGGCCACCGACTTCGCACCGATCAAGCAGCTGCGCCTGATGCGGTTCAAGGGCGAGAGGTGGGAGCTGTTCGGTGACATCATTTCGAGCAATCTGAGCAACTAG
- a CDS encoding ABC transporter substrate-binding protein, whose amino-acid sequence MPAIHLRLGAFSAALALLAAATSPAVAQKKYDTGASDTEIKIGNIMPYSGAASAYGVIGKTEEAYFRKVNAEGGINGRKITFISYDDAYTPPKTVEQARKLVESDEVLIIFNSLGTPPNSAIQKYMNQKKVPQLFVATGATKWNDPKEFPWTMGWQPNYQSESIIYAKYILKNKPDARIAVLYQNDDYGKDYLKGFKDGLGAKAASMIVAEDSYEVTEPTIDSHIVKLKATGADVFFNITTPKFAAQAIKKNNELGWKPLHFLNNVSSSIGSVIKPAGFENAQDIVSSQYLKDPTDPQWKTDKGMIAWNAFLDKYYPEANRADASVMYAYTVAQGLEHVLRACGDNLTRENVMKQAAGIRDLELGGLLPGVKVNTSATDFAPLSQLQLMRFKGETWERFGEILSGDVGG is encoded by the coding sequence ATGCCTGCTATCCATTTGCGATTGGGGGCCTTTTCGGCTGCCCTCGCACTGCTCGCGGCGGCCACGAGCCCCGCCGTCGCGCAGAAGAAATACGACACCGGCGCCAGCGACACCGAGATCAAGATCGGCAACATCATGCCCTACAGCGGAGCAGCCTCCGCCTATGGCGTGATCGGCAAGACCGAGGAGGCCTATTTCCGCAAGGTCAATGCCGAGGGCGGCATCAACGGCCGCAAGATCACCTTCATCAGCTACGACGACGCCTACACGCCGCCGAAGACCGTCGAGCAGGCGCGCAAGCTCGTCGAGAGCGATGAGGTGCTGATCATCTTCAATTCGCTCGGCACGCCGCCGAACTCGGCGATCCAGAAATACATGAACCAGAAGAAGGTGCCGCAACTGTTTGTCGCCACCGGGGCCACCAAGTGGAACGACCCGAAGGAATTCCCCTGGACCATGGGCTGGCAGCCCAACTACCAGAGCGAGTCCATCATCTATGCGAAGTACATCCTGAAGAACAAGCCGGACGCCAGGATCGCGGTGCTCTACCAGAACGACGATTACGGCAAGGACTATCTGAAGGGATTCAAGGACGGGCTCGGCGCCAAGGCCGCCTCAATGATCGTCGCCGAGGACAGCTACGAGGTGACCGAGCCGACGATCGATTCCCACATCGTCAAACTCAAGGCCACCGGCGCCGACGTATTCTTCAACATCACGACGCCGAAATTCGCGGCACAGGCCATCAAGAAGAACAACGAGCTCGGCTGGAAGCCGCTGCATTTCCTCAACAACGTCTCCTCGTCGATCGGCAGCGTGATCAAGCCGGCGGGCTTCGAGAACGCCCAGGACATCGTCTCGTCGCAATATCTGAAGGATCCGACCGATCCGCAGTGGAAGACCGACAAGGGCATGATCGCCTGGAACGCGTTCCTGGATAAGTATTACCCCGAAGCAAACCGCGCCGACGCGTCCGTGATGTATGCCTACACCGTCGCACAGGGCCTCGAGCATGTGCTGCGGGCATGCGGCGACAATCTGACGCGCGAGAACGTCATGAAGCAGGCCGCCGGCATCCGCGACCTCGAGCTCGGCGGCCTGTTGCCGGGCGTCAAGGTCAATACCTCGGCGACCGATTTCGCGCCGCTTTCGCAACTGCAACTGATGCGGTTCAAGGGCGAAACCTGGGAGCGCTTTGGTGAAATTTTGAGCGGTGACGTCGGCGGCTAA
- a CDS encoding ABC transporter substrate-binding protein, translated as MSATTRLAVLGAALALVATSGSAALAQKKYDTGASDTEIKIGNIMPYSGPASAYGIIGRTEAAYFKKINDAGGINGRKINFISYDDAYSPPKAVEQARKLVESDEVLLIFNSLGTPSNSAIQKYMNSKKVPQLFVATGATKWNDPKDFPWTMGWQPNYQSETQIYAKYILKNMPNAKIAVLFQNDDYGKDYLKGLKDGLGQKAASMIVAEESFETSQPTIDSNIVKLKASNADVFIDIATPKFAAQAIKKIAEIGWKPTHFLNNVSASVGSVIKPAGFENAQDIISAAYLKDASDKQWDNDPGMKEFYAFMAKDFPEGDKLDGGTVVGFGVAQTLVQVLKQCGDNLTRENIMKQAANLQDFRTEVLLPGIKINTAANDFAPISQLQLMKFKGEKWELFGDVISADVGG; from the coding sequence ATGTCCGCTACCACTAGACTTGCGGTCCTCGGAGCCGCGCTCGCGCTCGTCGCCACGTCCGGCAGCGCCGCGCTTGCCCAGAAGAAATACGACACCGGCGCCAGCGACACCGAAATCAAGATCGGCAACATCATGCCCTACAGCGGACCCGCATCCGCCTACGGCATCATCGGCCGCACGGAGGCCGCCTATTTCAAGAAGATCAACGACGCCGGCGGCATCAACGGCCGCAAGATCAACTTCATCTCCTACGACGACGCCTATTCGCCGCCGAAAGCCGTGGAGCAGGCCCGCAAGCTGGTCGAGAGCGACGAGGTACTGCTGATCTTCAACTCGCTCGGCACGCCGTCCAACTCGGCGATCCAGAAGTACATGAATTCCAAGAAGGTGCCGCAGCTGTTCGTCGCCACCGGCGCCACCAAGTGGAACGATCCGAAGGACTTTCCCTGGACCATGGGCTGGCAGCCCAACTACCAGAGCGAGACCCAGATCTACGCAAAATACATTCTGAAGAACATGCCGAACGCCAAGATCGCGGTGCTGTTCCAGAATGACGATTACGGCAAGGACTATCTGAAGGGTCTCAAGGACGGCCTCGGCCAGAAGGCCGCCAGCATGATCGTCGCCGAAGAGAGCTTCGAGACTTCCCAGCCGACGATCGACAGCAACATCGTCAAGCTGAAGGCCAGCAACGCCGACGTCTTCATCGACATCGCGACGCCGAAATTCGCGGCGCAGGCGATCAAGAAGATTGCCGAGATCGGCTGGAAGCCAACCCACTTCCTCAACAACGTGTCGGCCTCGGTCGGCAGCGTGATCAAGCCGGCCGGCTTCGAGAACGCGCAGGACATCATCTCCGCCGCCTACCTGAAGGACGCCTCCGACAAGCAGTGGGACAATGATCCCGGCATGAAGGAATTCTACGCCTTCATGGCCAAGGACTTCCCCGAGGGCGACAAGCTCGACGGCGGCACCGTAGTCGGCTTCGGCGTGGCCCAGACCCTGGTCCAGGTGCTCAAGCAGTGCGGCGACAACCTCACCCGCGAGAACATCATGAAGCAGGCGGCGAACCTGCAGGACTTCCGCACCGAGGTGCTGCTGCCCGGCATCAAGATCAACACCGCCGCGAATGATTTCGCCCCGATCAGCCAGCTGCAGCTGATGAAGTTCAAGGGCGAGAAATGGGAACTGTTCGGTGACGTCATCAGCGCCGACGTCGGCGGCTGA